The genomic region AActgttcaaaagaaaaataaacgtAACGCTGACATATGAAATTATAATCTGGGTACTTGGGACCTGTTCTTTAGCATATACTGGTTGGTTTTAATGTTTGAACTCTTGCTCAGCTGGTGTTAGTGTTGATCAGTTCAGACTTGAGACTGCAGAGACAGACATAGTTGCTTTGTCTAACTGGTTTAAAGTCGTCACGTGTAAGTAGCTGGTTTCAGAGGGATAATCATCTGCTTGAGTACATAGTCTGCTTATAGCTCGTGCAGGTACATAAGAGTTGACACTTTTCGGGTGGCttctaattttttgtttgtgggAAAAAGTTATTTAGTATGGTCAGTGAAAAGGGAAGCTCAGTGAATGATTCTTTTGTGAAACCAGAAGGCAGTTGGCAGAGTTTGATAAACTCATTCCAGGGTCAGGGGGTTCCAAGAAGTCAGGGGCAGCAGATGGAAGGAAGAGGGCTTTCCGACTTCTATAGGAATACAAGCGAGGAGTTGATCGTGAGATCTTATATGGAAGGCTCAGTTGCAACGCCTCTACCGACCATGGAGATGCTTGGTTTTAAGAATTTGTCTCAAAACTTTCGTACAGATAGCGAGGAACTCTTCAAAAGCTGGCTCACAACTGGAGAGGCAAGCAGCCGTGTTATTCCTATCCTAAATATtcatttacttgtttttcttgttgAAAGCTTTATCATTCATTGAATGTCCAATAGAACATCATCTAGGTTTGAGTCAGTTAAAATGGCTCGTAATTCGCATTCAAATACCATTCATTCCATATGAACGCGATTCAACGTCTCTCTCTTATGGTTCAATATTTGTTTTTCCCTACCAGTTATTACTCTCTTTTATAACTCTACAATCTGATGCTCAAATAATTGTTTCACATAAGATATACAAAATCCATTAGAAGCTGGATGATATGCACTTGTGGATTCTGCTCTATCCCTTTCCTGATTGtcttttttgtttgattgacATGCAACTTTTTCCAGACCAATTGCTACAATTCATCAAGCATTGCGCATCGTACCCAATCACGGATGTAAGTAGTTTGCAGTTTGAGCAACCCTTAAATGGAAATCGTGTGCTACGCCTTAAAAACGTTCTTATTTTCCAGACTGCATAGTTTTTTTTACCCTCAGACTTCCGGATCTTTGATCTTCTTGGCCTTCTTATTATAAGCTCATAATTGCTTTGTACATCACAGGATATCTACTGAAATAGCTAGCTTGTCATCGGGTCAGCAACATGTCGGTattcttcaaaagaaaagaagcaaTGAGTGTTTATATCCACCAATTAATACCATGCCTGATGAAATCTCAGGTGAAAACAATCAAAGTTCAATCAGGTGGCTACTGCTCCCTTCTAAATAAGCTGCCTTCTAATAAGCTGTCTTGTAgcatatttgattttatttacacGGTGACGATAACATTTGGTCTCAATTTTTCAGGCATGGTGTTGAACGAGGAATGCAGGCTAGCGAGCTATACTTGGCTAAGGCATGTTAATATTGATTCATTTCAAGGAAGCTTCATCTTGTATCTAATATTTTACTGTCAACGCAGGCCTGGTTTCACAGTTCTCAACCAATGACAAGAAGCCGATCCTCTGAATTGCGGTAATTTTTACACACTTGTTAATAGATAATAACAGCGGAATTTCTGTTAAACTGTCTGGTGGATGCAGTCCTTAATCCATTCTAAATcgtatttaatttatttttttcttatttacttttatggAGGGCACATgtcatcatctcatttcattcaATGAGTATATACTAAAATGCAGGAGGAGGTATGTTGCCATGCAAAACGCTCAAATGCCAGGAGGTCTGGAAGTGATGCAGACTGCTTCAGGGAATAGCAATCTAGCAAAACACGATTTTGCATTTTCAAATGGTTTCAATGACCCTTCTATTTGTGTGGTCACCAATCAATTGGCGACCTTCATTTCTCCATCCAACTCATCATCGTCCACTTTCAACACCCCACAAACGAGTGAATTGGATAGAGTTTCATCTGTGGTGAGCATGCTAAAGGGTACCTTGGAGCGCAAAAAGCTTAGCAATCAGATCGAGAAAGAAGGTGTGGATGACGATAGCTCCAATGGACGTTTCTCTGTTCAAGAAGGTATCGTCAACATCGGTTTTGATCAAGGGAAAAGGGATCAAATTCATGAAATGGCAGGGGGAACATTTCAGGAAGTATCTACTATCCAAGTTAACAATCATAGAATTAAACAAAATGTTGAAGGTTCACTGGATCTTGAGATGGAAGGTTTTGTAAATATCACAAACCCGAATCCCATAAGCAGGAATTCTCAAGAACCTTCCCAAAGTGAATCATCTGCT from Pyrus communis chromosome 4, drPyrComm1.1, whole genome shotgun sequence harbors:
- the LOC137730474 gene encoding protein CYCLOPS-like, whose translation is MVSEKGSSVNDSFVKPEGSWQSLINSFQGQGVPRSQGQQMEGRGLSDFYRNTSEELIVRSYMEGSVATPLPTMEMLGFKNLSQNFRTDSEELFKSWLTTGETNCYNSSSIAHRTQSRMISTEIASLSSGQQHVGILQKKRSNECLYPPINTMPDEISGENNQSSIRHGVERGMQASELYLAKAWFHSSQPMTRSRSSELRRRYVAMQNAQMPGGLEVMQTASGNSNLAKHDFAFSNGFNDPSICVVTNQLATFISPSNSSSSTFNTPQTSELDRVSSVVSMLKGTLERKKLSNQIEKEGVDDDSSNGRFSVQEGIVNIGFDQGKRDQIHEMAGGTFQEVSTIQVNNHRIKQNVEGSLDLEMEGFVNITNPNPISRNSQEPSQSESSAAAPVVSSGFDACDGPSNSSQTLSICESSIKRAGSSRAKDFRERIIGNLKDDQKSGKRLDRYGSVTSAVSVDKEDATKKRRVERSRKMAEAKERNSTPVIPSDIQSVLKRCENLEKEVRSLKLNLSFMNRKDSEQTTQIEELQKQNEDLIDEKERLVEEIERVLSETGKI